CGGGTGCGGGCCCTGTGGGAGCCGCCCGGCCAGGGGCGCGTGCTGGTCAACGCGCGGATCCTCCGGAGCCGCTACGTGCGGGATGTCGTCGTGGTGCGGCCATCGGGGAACCCGCTCTTCGACATGTCGGCGGTCCGGGCGATCCAGGAGGCGGTGCCCTATCCCCCCTTCCCCCCCCTGATGCGGGAGGAGTACGTGGACATCGCCTTCACCTTCACCGGGAAGGAGGGCGTCCGCTGATGCGCCGGGTGCGCGGCGTTCGCGCCGCCGGGGCGGGGCTTCTGCTGCTGCTGCTGGGAGGCGCGGGAGAAGCCCAGCGCTATGGGGTGGAGATCCAGAAGGAGGTCTTCCAGCGGATCCCGCTGGCGATCGGGGGGTTCGCCCCCTTGCCCGACAAGAACCCCGGGGCCGACCTGGCCACGGTCGCC
The Candidatus Methylomirabilis sp. genome window above contains:
- a CDS encoding TonB family protein, with product RVRALWEPPGQGRVLVNARILRSRYVRDVVVVRPSGNPLFDMSAVRAIQEAVPYPPFPPLMREEYVDIAFTFTGKEGVR